A genome region from Chlorobaculum tepidum TLS includes the following:
- a CDS encoding 16S rRNA (uracil(1498)-N(3))-methyltransferase, whose translation MDLFYVLPHQLDLEHAWAIIDGEEFHHLARVLRCQPGDVVPITDGAGFAAELMVGSIGKHSLDGAICNPRTVPPPKTQVTVALSLLKSPQRFDLFLEKATELGAARIVPMITKRTVSTPDSGKVGRKLERWRGIVQSAARQSRRYHLPELMSPLTFREALVLDGYDLRLIAHESENAFPSFEPAGKKILFLVGGEGGFTDAEVADAVEAGFTPLSFGESVLRAETAGIFAVALVRARLLAEADPAKRL comes from the coding sequence ATGGATCTTTTTTACGTTTTGCCGCACCAGCTCGATCTTGAACATGCCTGGGCGATCATCGACGGTGAAGAGTTCCACCATCTCGCCCGCGTGTTGCGCTGCCAGCCGGGCGATGTCGTCCCGATTACAGACGGCGCGGGCTTTGCTGCGGAGCTGATGGTCGGGTCAATCGGCAAGCACTCGCTCGATGGCGCGATCTGCAACCCGCGCACGGTGCCGCCGCCGAAAACGCAGGTCACTGTGGCGTTGTCGCTCCTGAAGTCGCCGCAGCGCTTCGATCTTTTCCTCGAAAAGGCGACTGAACTCGGCGCTGCCCGCATCGTGCCAATGATCACGAAGCGCACCGTTTCGACGCCCGATTCCGGAAAGGTTGGGCGCAAGCTCGAACGGTGGCGCGGCATCGTGCAGTCGGCAGCCCGCCAGAGCCGCCGGTACCATCTTCCCGAACTTATGAGTCCACTCACCTTCCGGGAGGCGCTTGTTCTCGACGGATATGATCTGCGCCTGATTGCTCACGAAAGCGAGAATGCATTTCCTTCTTTCGAGCCAGCCGGGAAAAAGATACTCTTTCTCGTTGGTGGCGAGGGGGGCTTTACCGACGCCGAAGTCGCAGATGCTGTCGAGGCCGGATTCACGCCACTCTCCTTCGGCGAATCGGTGCTGCGGGCCGAGACCGCTGGAATCTTCGCAGTTGCCCTTGTCCGGGCCAGGCTGCTGGCAGAGGCCGATCCCGCAAAGCGTCTCTGA
- a CDS encoding ComF family protein codes for MLDGLVHLLFPEVCILCQKPLGEGEEHICAGCFNDFNPFPSVLAGGAALKSTVRAHFGEKAVPAAAWCLYPYRSRGSLHEAMHAMKYGGLFPLGELFGKRLGELICQGGVPVGFDAIVPVPLHHLKRIERTYNQAEALARGMAGLIGLPVATRSLERCVYTGTQTGLGLEARRENMAGAFRPGRERCPARVLLVDDVLTTGATMVSAAKVLKAAGAVEVAFATVALTEKE; via the coding sequence ATGCTTGACGGACTGGTGCATCTGCTCTTTCCCGAGGTCTGCATTCTCTGCCAGAAGCCGCTCGGTGAGGGCGAGGAGCACATCTGCGCCGGATGCTTCAATGATTTCAACCCGTTTCCGTCCGTACTTGCCGGAGGCGCGGCACTCAAAAGCACGGTGCGTGCGCACTTTGGCGAGAAGGCGGTTCCAGCGGCGGCATGGTGCCTCTACCCTTACCGCAGCCGCGGCAGTCTGCACGAGGCGATGCATGCTATGAAATATGGCGGACTGTTTCCCTTGGGTGAACTGTTCGGTAAGCGGCTCGGGGAGCTTATCTGTCAGGGGGGTGTGCCGGTCGGGTTCGATGCGATCGTGCCGGTGCCACTGCACCATCTCAAGCGCATCGAGCGCACGTACAACCAGGCCGAAGCGCTTGCCCGCGGCATGGCTGGTCTGATCGGCCTGCCCGTTGCGACACGGAGTCTTGAGCGTTGTGTCTATACTGGCACGCAGACCGGGCTTGGCCTGGAGGCGCGGCGCGAAAACATGGCGGGAGCCTTCCGCCCGGGCCGCGAACGCTGCCCCGCGCGGGTGCTGCTGGTCGATGACGTACTCACGACCGGCGCGACAATGGTGTCGGCGGCAAAGGTGCTGAAAGCCGCCGGCGCGGTCGAGGTGGCTTTTGCGACCGTTGCCCTCACCGAAAAGGAGTAG
- the lpxA gene encoding acyl-ACP--UDP-N-acetylglucosamine O-acyltransferase, whose protein sequence is MRNIHATAVIGSGAVLGEGVEIGPYTVIEDDVVIGDRTVIGPHVHIADGARIGNECRISTGAVLATAPQDLKYAGEKTYLHIGDRTVIRECVTLNRGTKASGKTVVGSDNLIMAYVHAGHDCVIGNHVVIANSVQFGGHCHVGDYVVVGGLAGVHQXVRIGRYAMVGGISRAALDVPPFVMAGGHASFRYEGLNVIGLKRRGFTSEQLGNIRDAYRIIFQSGLLLSKALEAVRNDLPQTPEVVEILDFFASGVYNRKFLKPFNS, encoded by the coding sequence ATGCGCAATATTCACGCAACAGCGGTCATCGGCTCCGGAGCCGTGCTTGGCGAAGGGGTCGAAATCGGGCCTTACACCGTGATCGAAGATGATGTCGTCATCGGCGACAGGACGGTCATCGGGCCTCATGTTCACATCGCCGACGGGGCGCGCATCGGCAATGAGTGCCGGATTTCGACCGGCGCGGTGCTTGCGACCGCACCACAGGATCTCAAGTACGCCGGGGAGAAGACCTATCTTCACATCGGCGACCGTACAGTCATCCGCGAGTGTGTGACCCTGAACCGCGGCACCAAGGCCAGTGGCAAGACCGTGGTTGGTTCCGACAATCTCATCATGGCTTACGTCCACGCGGGGCATGACTGCGTGATCGGCAACCATGTGGTGATCGCCAACTCGGTGCAGTTTGGCGGCCACTGCCATGTGGGCGATTACGTGGTGGTGGGCGGTCTGGCCGGAGTGCACCAGYTCGTCAGGATTGGGCGGTACGCGATGGTTGGCGGCATCTCCCGCGCGGCGCTTGATGTCCCACCCTTTGTCATGGCTGGTGGGCATGCCTCGTTCCGGTACGAAGGACTCAATGTCATTGGCCTGAAACGGCGTGGTTTTACCTCCGAACAACTCGGCAACATCCGGGACGCCTACCGCATTATTTTCCAGTCGGGCCTGTTGCTCTCCAAAGCGCTCGAAGCGGTGCGCAACGATCTTCCGCAAACGCCGGAGGTGGTTGAAATCCTCGACTTCTTCGCCTCGGGAGTGTACAATCGGAAGTTTCTCAAGCCCTTCAATTCATAA
- a CDS encoding AI-2E family transporter: MNTPQFNKIAVLVATLLISALFLTMIRQFLVTILLAGIFTGLAYPLFSRFITLTRGHRSLSASMTLVIFFMMVFLPLLAVFTVVILQAVSLSSTAIPLIREQLRDPEGFLRMLSSLPFYKDIESYSDLILEKAAEILGNLGSSVLSSFSAITWTAIYDLVLFIIFWYTMFFLLRDGHELLERIKYYLPLNESDQRRLFDRFVSVTRASLKGSLIIAVIQGTLAGLAFYVAGINQAVFWGAIMAMLSLLPLIGSPIIWVPAVIILALSGNYAQAIGLFLFCSIIVGQIDNVLRPILVGRDTSMHELFIFFGTLGGIGMFGLPGFIIGPVVAALFVTVWDIYGETFNESLIERRSGGGQAAGSDGSAP, translated from the coding sequence ATGAACACACCGCAATTCAACAAGATCGCCGTGCTTGTCGCGACGCTCCTGATCTCTGCGCTCTTTCTGACGATGATCAGGCAGTTTCTGGTGACGATTCTGCTGGCCGGAATTTTTACCGGGCTGGCCTATCCGCTTTTCAGCCGGTTTATTACGCTGACCCGGGGCCACCGGAGCCTGAGCGCTTCGATGACCCTCGTCATCTTTTTCATGATGGTTTTTCTCCCGCTGCTGGCAGTGTTTACCGTGGTGATTCTGCAAGCGGTTTCCCTGAGCAGCACGGCCATTCCGCTGATTCGCGAACAGCTTCGCGATCCGGAAGGGTTCCTGCGGATGCTCTCCAGCCTGCCTTTTTACAAGGATATCGAGAGCTATAGCGACCTGATTCTTGAAAAAGCCGCCGAAATTCTCGGCAATCTCGGTTCATCGGTTCTCAGCAGTTTTTCGGCGATCACCTGGACGGCGATCTATGATCTTGTGCTTTTTATCATTTTCTGGTACACCATGTTTTTTTTGCTCAGGGACGGGCATGAGCTTCTGGAGCGCATCAAGTATTACCTTCCCCTGAACGAGAGTGATCAGAGGCGCCTGTTCGACCGTTTCGTGTCGGTTACAAGAGCCTCGCTGAAAGGCTCACTCATCATCGCCGTTATTCAGGGCACTCTGGCCGGTCTTGCTTTTTATGTGGCCGGGATCAACCAGGCGGTGTTTTGGGGAGCGATCATGGCGATGCTGTCGCTGTTGCCGCTCATCGGTTCGCCCATTATCTGGGTTCCGGCAGTCATTATCCTGGCTTTGTCGGGCAACTATGCGCAGGCGATTGGCCTTTTTCTTTTTTGCAGCATCATCGTTGGCCAGATCGACAATGTGCTCCGTCCGATTCTGGTTGGGCGTGACACCAGTATGCACGAGCTGTTCATTTTTTTCGGCACGCTAGGCGGCATCGGCATGTTCGGTCTGCCCGGCTTCATTATCGGTCCGGTTGTGGCAGCGCTCTTTGTGACGGTGTGGGATATTTACGGCGAGACCTTCAACGAGTCGCTGATCGAACGGCGTTCGGGCGGAGGGCAGGCGGCGGGAAGCGATGGATCGGCACCCTGA
- a CDS encoding peroxiredoxin yields the protein MIEEGKIAPDFTLPDSTGKMVSLSEFKGRKVLLIFYPGDDTPVCTAQLCDYRNNVAAFTSRGITVIGISGDSPESHKQFAEKHKLPFLLLSDQERTVAKAYDALGFLGMAQRAYVLIDEQGLVLLSYSDFLPVTYQPMKDLLARIDAS from the coding sequence ATGATCGAAGAAGGTAAAATCGCCCCGGATTTCACGCTTCCCGACAGCACGGGCAAAATGGTTTCCCTGTCGGAGTTCAAAGGCCGCAAGGTGCTCCTGATTTTTTACCCCGGTGACGATACGCCGGTCTGCACGGCGCAGCTCTGCGACTATCGCAACAACGTCGCGGCATTCACCAGCCGTGGCATCACGGTGATAGGCATTAGCGGCGACAGCCCCGAGTCGCACAAGCAATTCGCCGAAAAGCACAAGCTCCCCTTCCTGCTCCTGAGCGATCAGGAACGCACGGTCGCCAAAGCCTACGATGCCCTCGGCTTTCTCGGCATGGCGCAACGGGCCTACGTACTCATCGACGAACAGGGCTTGGTGCTGCTCTCATACAGCGACTTCCTGCCGGTCACCTACCAGCCGATGAAGGATCTGCTCGCGCGCATCGATGCCTCGTAA
- a CDS encoding ROK family protein has product MPSWGLGIDLGGTNIKIAVVDELKGILFEDTQPTDVPSGPDGVVRQLAFMASELYQRATETLDAGEFAGIGLGAPGAVDAEKGTLSYPPNLPGWGRVALRDELRLRLEEAHSLSSPVIIENDANAAAYGEAIFGGGNAFRDFMLVTLGTGVGGGIILDRKLYRGPTGTAGEIGFMIVDFEGESVHAGIRGTIEGLIGKERIVEMACSEQIGAERSPRLAELCNRDFSRLSPRHLEQAAREGDAAALRTWERIGTILGVGLANITALMDIRKFVIGGGIAAAGELIFKPAMMQLHRSTLPSMHDGLEIVPARLGNKAGIYGAAALCFNAAKPPASDA; this is encoded by the coding sequence ATGCCATCATGGGGGCTAGGCATCGATCTCGGCGGGACGAACATCAAGATAGCGGTCGTCGATGAGTTGAAAGGGATTCTCTTCGAGGATACCCAGCCGACCGATGTACCTTCCGGTCCCGATGGCGTCGTGCGGCAACTGGCGTTCATGGCCAGCGAACTCTACCAGCGCGCCACGGAAACGCTCGATGCCGGCGAGTTCGCCGGAATCGGCCTCGGTGCTCCGGGCGCGGTCGATGCCGAGAAGGGCACCCTCTCCTATCCGCCGAACCTGCCCGGCTGGGGGCGCGTGGCTTTGCGCGACGAGCTCCGGCTCCGCCTCGAAGAGGCGCACAGTCTTTCGTCGCCGGTCATTATCGAGAACGACGCCAACGCAGCCGCCTACGGCGAGGCGATCTTCGGCGGCGGCAACGCCTTCCGCGACTTCATGCTCGTGACGCTCGGCACCGGCGTGGGCGGCGGCATCATTCTCGATCGCAAGCTCTATCGCGGCCCGACCGGCACGGCGGGGGAGATCGGCTTCATGATCGTCGATTTCGAGGGCGAAAGCGTTCACGCGGGCATCCGGGGCACCATCGAAGGGTTGATCGGCAAGGAGCGCATCGTCGAAATGGCGTGCAGCGAACAGATCGGGGCGGAGCGGTCGCCGCGCCTCGCGGAGCTGTGCAACCGCGATTTTTCCCGCCTCTCTCCCCGCCACCTCGAACAGGCGGCCCGGGAGGGGGACGCCGCCGCCCTGCGCACCTGGGAGCGGATCGGCACCATTCTCGGTGTCGGGCTGGCCAACATCACCGCCCTGATGGATATTCGCAAGTTCGTGATCGGCGGAGGTATCGCTGCCGCTGGCGAGCTGATCTTCAAGCCGGCCATGATGCAACTGCATCGCTCGACCCTGCCCTCGATGCACGATGGGCTGGAGATCGTTCCAGCCCGGCTCGGCAACAAGGCCGGGATCTACGGCGCGGCAGCGCTCTGTTTCAACGCCGCAAAACCTCCCGCAAGCGATGCTTGA
- a CDS encoding nucleoside-diphosphate kinase, with translation MERTLTILKPDCVRKQLIGAVTNMIERAGFRIVAMKKTRLTKETAGAFYAVHKERPFYGELVEFMSSGPCVPMILEKENAVADFRTLIGATDPAQADEGTIRKLYADSKGENIIHGSDSAENAAIESAFFFAAEEVVRVD, from the coding sequence ATGGAACGTACCCTTACCATCCTGAAACCCGATTGCGTGCGCAAGCAGCTTATCGGCGCTGTCACCAATATGATCGAGCGCGCCGGTTTCCGCATCGTAGCGATGAAGAAAACCCGCCTCACCAAAGAGACTGCCGGCGCATTTTATGCCGTGCACAAGGAGCGCCCGTTCTACGGCGAGCTGGTCGAGTTCATGTCGTCCGGCCCGTGCGTGCCGATGATCCTCGAAAAAGAGAACGCTGTAGCCGACTTCCGCACACTGATTGGCGCAACCGATCCGGCGCAGGCTGACGAGGGCACCATCCGCAAGCTCTACGCCGACAGCAAAGGAGAGAACATCATCCACGGTTCCGACTCCGCGGAGAACGCCGCCATCGAAAGCGCCTTCTTCTTCGCTGCCGAAGAGGTGGTCCGGGTTGACTGA
- a CDS encoding glycosyltransferase family 117 protein produces the protein MTHRNANRIIAAGIFLVAEAVYLSTMAPTFSFWDCGEVIATSYTLGIPHPPGAPLYLLVGHLFSLLPFFQDIGARLNFFSTLISSTTIMLTYLIIVRLIALYRDSKPDGWSLHEQIAAYGGGVVGALALAFSDSFWFNATETGLWAASSLLTATIFWMMLCWYDEDPAPGSERWLLGVMYLIGLSIGVHLLCLLALFALVLIYYFKKYTVDLKSFSLMTLFSLGLFFLIYKLIIKGIPVLLVTTSWWGMSLLVAALASGIWYSHKKRLVLLNLGLFSVVLLILGYTSYMLIFVRAHAGPPINENNPSTLQAFFSYVNREQYGEWPLWPRRWSPEPVYQYFYQKYSSEWDYFWRYQLNQMYLRYFGWQFIGRSADVEGAVVDWGKLWGIPFLVGLFGAGAHFRKNWKMALPVATLFLMTGVILVLYLNQPEPQPRERDYSYVGSFFAFALWIGIGVERLFTWFSGRLKSLDPKQLVWLAVAVVASGLLSINGRMLMANYRTHDRSGNYVPWDWAWNMLQSCEKDAILFTNGDNDTFPLWYLQEVERIRTDVRVVNLSLANTGWYLLQLKHDSPRGAKPVNIEMRDDDLANISYVPVDSVNVAVPAGMEARKLYDDARRSGVALPGAPSDSLRWTLKPALTYQGQGFLRPQDIAVYAIVVDNFGKRPIYFALTVDPAEMTGLDRNLRLDGLVYRLVPLKSDSALSFADPGTLYGNLFNVYRYRNTGNLAVHIDETSRNLLGNYPPLFARLAITLSASPEQAVMVPDASGAYKTVRRGELALEVLDRYTRLFPLSRYPVTPKLAGSVVAMYAAGGANEKAYPYIHYLETLAAQSGAEQEPDLYFTLAQTYRAVGRVHEADRIMKELETALPELRKRLDSLKQ, from the coding sequence ATGACTCACAGAAACGCGAACCGGATCATCGCCGCCGGAATATTTCTGGTTGCCGAAGCGGTCTATCTCTCGACGATGGCCCCGACCTTTTCGTTTTGGGACTGCGGGGAGGTGATTGCCACCTCGTACACTCTCGGTATTCCGCATCCGCCCGGCGCTCCGCTCTACCTTCTGGTCGGGCACCTCTTTTCGCTGCTTCCTTTTTTCCAGGATATCGGTGCGCGCCTCAACTTCTTCAGCACGCTGATCAGCTCGACGACCATCATGCTGACCTACCTGATTATTGTCCGGCTGATTGCGCTCTACCGCGACTCGAAGCCGGACGGCTGGAGTCTGCACGAACAGATCGCTGCTTACGGAGGCGGGGTGGTGGGTGCTCTGGCGCTCGCCTTTTCCGACAGCTTCTGGTTCAACGCCACGGAAACCGGTCTCTGGGCGGCATCGTCACTGCTGACGGCCACCATCTTCTGGATGATGCTTTGCTGGTATGACGAAGACCCCGCGCCCGGCAGCGAGCGGTGGCTGCTCGGCGTGATGTACCTGATCGGCCTCTCTATCGGCGTGCACCTGCTCTGCCTGCTGGCGCTCTTCGCGCTGGTGCTGATCTACTATTTTAAGAAATATACCGTCGATCTGAAATCGTTCAGCCTGATGACGCTTTTCAGCCTCGGGCTGTTTTTTCTGATATACAAGCTGATCATCAAGGGCATACCGGTGCTGCTTGTCACCACCTCCTGGTGGGGCATGAGCCTGCTTGTTGCGGCGCTGGCATCCGGCATCTGGTACAGCCATAAGAAGCGGCTCGTACTGCTGAACCTTGGGCTGTTCTCGGTAGTGCTGCTTATTCTCGGTTATACCTCCTACATGCTGATTTTTGTTCGTGCCCATGCCGGTCCGCCGATCAACGAGAATAACCCCTCGACGCTCCAGGCCTTTTTCTCCTACGTCAATCGCGAGCAGTACGGCGAGTGGCCACTGTGGCCGAGGCGCTGGTCGCCTGAGCCGGTCTATCAGTACTTCTATCAGAAATATTCGAGCGAGTGGGACTACTTCTGGCGCTACCAGCTCAACCAGATGTATCTCCGCTATTTCGGATGGCAGTTTATTGGCCGTTCCGCTGATGTCGAGGGGGCGGTTGTCGACTGGGGAAAGCTTTGGGGGATCCCTTTCCTCGTGGGGCTTTTCGGCGCGGGTGCCCATTTTCGCAAAAACTGGAAGATGGCGCTGCCTGTGGCCACGCTTTTCCTCATGACCGGTGTGATCCTCGTGCTTTACCTCAACCAGCCCGAACCGCAGCCGCGCGAGCGCGACTACAGCTACGTCGGCAGCTTTTTTGCCTTCGCTCTTTGGATTGGCATCGGTGTCGAGCGGCTCTTTACCTGGTTTTCCGGCAGGCTCAAGTCGCTCGATCCGAAGCAGCTCGTCTGGCTTGCCGTGGCGGTGGTGGCATCCGGCTTGCTCTCGATCAACGGGCGGATGCTCATGGCCAACTATCGCACGCATGACCGCTCCGGCAATTACGTGCCGTGGGACTGGGCCTGGAATATGTTGCAGAGTTGCGAGAAGGATGCCATCCTCTTTACCAACGGCGATAACGACACCTTTCCACTCTGGTATCTTCAGGAGGTGGAACGCATCCGTACCGACGTGCGGGTAGTCAATCTCAGTCTGGCCAATACCGGCTGGTACCTGCTGCAACTCAAGCACGATAGCCCGCGTGGCGCAAAGCCGGTCAACATCGAAATGCGTGACGATGACCTCGCCAACATCTCGTACGTGCCGGTCGATTCGGTCAACGTGGCCGTACCTGCAGGGATGGAGGCTCGAAAGCTCTACGACGACGCCCGGCGCTCTGGCGTCGCTCTGCCGGGCGCGCCCTCCGATTCGCTGCGCTGGACGCTGAAGCCCGCCCTGACCTACCAGGGCCAGGGATTCCTCCGCCCGCAGGACATCGCCGTTTATGCCATCGTGGTGGACAATTTCGGCAAGCGTCCGATCTACTTCGCGCTGACCGTCGATCCTGCCGAGATGACCGGTCTCGACCGCAATCTGCGTCTCGACGGGCTGGTGTATCGCCTCGTGCCACTGAAAAGCGATTCGGCGTTGAGCTTCGCTGACCCTGGCACGCTGTACGGCAATCTGTTTAACGTCTATCGTTATCGCAACACCGGTAATCTTGCGGTCCACATCGATGAAACCTCCCGGAACCTGCTCGGCAACTATCCGCCACTGTTCGCCCGTCTGGCCATCACCCTCTCTGCATCGCCGGAACAGGCGGTGATGGTCCCGGATGCTTCCGGTGCTTACAAAACTGTGCGCAGGGGAGAGCTCGCCCTCGAAGTGCTCGACCGCTATACCCGGCTGTTTCCGCTGAGCCGTTATCCGGTTACGCCAAAGCTTGCCGGATCGGTGGTTGCTATGTATGCGGCAGGCGGTGCAAACGAAAAAGCATATCCGTATATTCATTATCTTGAAACACTGGCTGCCCAAAGCGGCGCGGAGCAGGAACCCGATCTGTACTTCACTCTGGCCCAGACGTACCGTGCGGTGGGCAGGGTTCACGAGGCGGATCGGATCATGAAAGAACTGGAAACGGCGCTCCCTGAACTGCGGAAGCGCCTGGATTCACTCAAGCAATAG